Proteins encoded within one genomic window of Hemiscyllium ocellatum isolate sHemOce1 chromosome 1, sHemOce1.pat.X.cur, whole genome shotgun sequence:
- the foxi2 gene encoding forkhead box protein I2: MAVYCENFNMYHQHQHQAGYPLADYPGTASPYLWLNGAAAGGSPSPYLHSQSPSPFPAHPPQFVPAAPSSGPPGAAELGWLSLASQEELLKLVRPPYSYSALIAMAIQNAPDKKLTLSQIYQYVAENFPFYKKSKAGWQNSIRHNLSLNDCFKKVPRDEDDPGKGNYWTLDPNCEKMFDNGNFRRKRKRRTDSNSGLGGSLTGKPQDNAGTPALKLTESPPLLLEATSPEPEHSRGSIDDPKLSTPSSSPCLNSFFNSMAAVGSGPITRQVSMGLANDFFQRNVSALGSYSSNSSLSSQEASEVTDSFHFNRAGYHNTFSGGQTTQFNSHFYNTFSVNSLIYPREGTEV; this comes from the exons ATGGCAGTCTACTGTGAGAACTTCAACATGTaccaccagcaccagcaccaggCGGGCTACCCGCTGGCGGACTACCCGGGCACTGCCAGCCCTTACCTGTGGCTGAACGGGGCGGCGGCCGGGGGATCGCCGTCTCCGTACCTGCACAGTCAGAGCCCCTCGCCGTTCCCGGCCCACCCTCCGCAGTTCGTGCCCGCGGCACCgtcctccgggccgcccggagcCGCGGAGCTGGGCTGGCTCTCCCTCGCCAGCCAGGAGGAGCTGCTCAAGCTGGTCCGGCCGCCTTACTCCTACTCGGCTCTGATCGCCATGGCCATCCAGAACGCCCCGGACAAGAAGCTCACCCTCAGCCAGATCTACCAGTACGTGGCCGAGAACTTCCCCTTCTACAAGAAGAGTAAGGCGGGCTGGCAAAACTCCATCCGGCACAACCTCTCCCTCAACGACTGCTTCAAGAAGGTGCCGAGGGACGAGGACGATCCAG GGAAAGGGAATTACTGGACCCTGGACCCTAACTGCGAGAAGATGTTTGACAATGGCAACTTTCGCCGCAAGAGAAAGCGGAGAACCGACTCCAACTCGGGCCTCGGGGGTTCCCTCACTGGCAAGCCCCAGGACAATGCAGGGACTCCCGCCTTGAAGCTAACCGAGAGCCCGCCGCTCTTGCTGGAAGCTACCTCGCCGGAGCCGGAGCACTCGCGGGGCTCCATCGACGACCCGAAACTTTCCACGCCCTCGTCCAGTCCTTGCCTGAACAGTTTCTTCAACAGCATGGCCGCCGTGGGCAGTGGCCCCATCACTAGGCAAGTGTCCATGGGACTGGCCAATGACTTCTTCCAAAGGAATGTCTCTGCACTCGGTTCCTACTCGTCCAACAGCAGCTTATCCTCGCAGGAAGCCAGCGAGGTGACGGACTCCTTTCACTTCAACCGCGCGGGCTATCACAACACTTTCTCCGGCGGTCAGACAACCCAATTCAACAGCCATTTCTACAACACCTTCAGTGTCAACAGTTTGATTTACCCCCGGGAGGGAACGGAGGTCTGA